GTCGATAAGATGCGAGACAGTGGAGCTGTTTGTGAAAGACTGAGTGGTTGTTTCGTGCTTTCTGACTCTGAGTTTGTCTACACAGACAGCACTTATTACGTTGACTTTGACACTGCAATGTCTCTTCTCAATCTGCTGAAGGAGTTAGGGCCTTTGGACTGTGAGGTGGATGCATACGGAGACTTCCTCCAAGCATTAGGCCCTAACGCCATGATAGATTACACCAGCAACACTGTGAATGTCACAAAACAGGAGAGCAGTCTGGTGGAAATCCGCCAAAAGATATTCCATCATCTAAAAGGGACTCCGTTGAATGTGATCCTCCTGAACAACTCCAAGTTTTATCACATTGGAACCACATCCGAGTACCTGTTTCACCTCACGGAGGATGTGATGCTGCAGAGTGAGCTGGGTCTCCTGTCCTCTGCATTCAGCGTGCATATGAAGGCAAACTCTGGGTGCTGCGTTATGTGCAGCGTCCTCGATCCCAGCGTCTCTGTGGGAGCTGGGTCAGTGGTGGAGTACTCCAGACTAGGAGCAGGAGCTTCTGTAGGAGTGGCTTCCATTGTAAGCAGCTGCTGGATCCCTGCAGGCCTTTCGGTACCTGATGGGGTCTTCATGCATTCCCTTTGTGTGAATCACAAGCAGAAAACAGGATTTGTAACCGTCGTCTTTGGGATTAACGATGACTTGAAGCGCTGCGTGGATTCCCCGGGGTTAATGGAAGATCTAAAGCTGTTTGGTGTCAGCGTTGCAAAGTGTGTGTCCCGCTGGGGGCTCGAAAACGAAGCCCTGAGGTTCTCCGGTGATGCTTCCAGCTGTAGTTTGTGGAGCGcctgtttgtttcctctttgCTCGGATCAACAGAGCTCCTTCTCACTGACTCTGGAGATGCTGCAGGCTGCACTGAGTGGCTCTACTTTCACTTTACCCAAAGACACCAAGCTGATGTCCATGCAGGAGGCCTTACAGTGTAAACACCTGGAGCAGATGATGGAGTTCAGAACGGGACTTTATGAAGACATCACACAGAGAAAACCCAACAACTGAAGATTTTATTCAGACTATGAGTTTGTTTAGGTAGCAGAGAACATTGATTGTGctgtaaatcattttataatgaTTGTTTCAACAGTGTGAAGAGCTGTCATATTGGATTTAATCATCTGATTCACTTTTTATGAAGTTAATAGTtactttttaattgaaatatagCTTTCTGGTGAAGCGTTTGACAACATTGTGCTAGATTGACATGCCCTAAGACTCATATCAGTGTGAGACTTTCAAGGTTTGctttcaaatatatttcccaatatacctttttttttttaaatcaagtgtGTCcaataacatcatttatttccatattGTATGGTGGCATTATCATTGTTATAACTGTAGTGTGTGACACGTCAACACATCTGCTATATAAAATGACGATATGATAGAAAATATGCTTGAATATCCAAATACTATACAGTGGggccaaaaagtatttagtcagccaccaattgtgcaagttctcccatttaaaaagatgagagatgcctgtaatttttatcataggtacacttcaactatgagagacagaatgggagaaacaatccaggaaatcacattgtaggatttttaatgaattaattggtaaattcctcggtaaaataagtatttggtcacctacaaacaagcaagatttctggctctcacagacctgtaacttcttctttaagaggctcctcggtcctccactcgttacctgtgttaatggcacctttttgaactcgttatcagtataaaagacacctgtccacaacctcaaacagtcatactccaaactccactatggccaagaccaaagagctgtcaaaggagaccagagacaaaattgtagacctgcaccaggctgggaaaactgaatctgcaataggtaagcagcttggtgtgaagaaatcaactgtgggagcaattattagaaaatggaagacatacaagaccactgctaatctccctcgatctggggctccacgcaagatctcaccccgtggggtcaaaatgatcacaagaacggtgagcaaaaatcccagaaccacacggggggacctagtgaatgacctgcagagagctgggaccaaagtaacagaggctaccatcagtaacacactacgccgccagggacttaaatcctgcagttccagacgtgtccccctgcttaagccagtacatgtccaggcccgtctgaagtttgctagagggcatttggatgatccagaagaggattgggagaat
This DNA window, taken from Eleginops maclovinus isolate JMC-PN-2008 ecotype Puerto Natales chromosome 9, JC_Emac_rtc_rv5, whole genome shotgun sequence, encodes the following:
- the fpgt gene encoding fucose-1-phosphate guanylyltransferase; amino-acid sequence: MSRECSTRLRSATREKLRKFNSLRAGEVQPGKFWDVVVLTAVDEKQREAYELQIREKVHRKELPVGVQYKVLSDPPGSKIGNGGSTLYALQQLKDIYGKNLCRLRVILIHAGGFSQRLPSASALGKIFMAVPLGDPLYQMLELKLALYVDFPSQMKPGVLVTCADDIELYSTAEPESVKFDKPGFTALAHPSPLSIGTTHGVFVFDSKEKSSQSEMENTSCLRFLHKPSVDKMRDSGAVCERLSGCFVLSDSEFVYTDSTYYVDFDTAMSLLNLLKELGPLDCEVDAYGDFLQALGPNAMIDYTSNTVNVTKQESSLVEIRQKIFHHLKGTPLNVILLNNSKFYHIGTTSEYLFHLTEDVMLQSELGLLSSAFSVHMKANSGCCVMCSVLDPSVSVGAGSVVEYSRLGAGASVGVASIVSSCWIPAGLSVPDGVFMHSLCVNHKQKTGFVTVVFGINDDLKRCVDSPGLMEDLKLFGVSVAKCVSRWGLENEALRFSGDASSCSLWSACLFPLCSDQQSSFSLTLEMLQAALSGSTFTLPKDTKLMSMQEALQCKHLEQMMEFRTGLYEDITQRKPNN